A single region of the Triticum dicoccoides isolate Atlit2015 ecotype Zavitan chromosome 2B, WEW_v2.0, whole genome shotgun sequence genome encodes:
- the LOC119364485 gene encoding galactose mutarotase-like has translation MARSPVFPALLCLAVLVLAGGADARRKMVGVYELKRGDFSVKMTNWGATIMSVLVPDSKGNLADVVLGKDTLAEYVSDNSAFGPLNGRVAQRMARGRFVLDGKVYHTYINDGRNSIHGGHRGFSKVIWTVKEYVAGGDSPYITLYYRSFDGEQGLPGDLDVYATYQLTGPYELSIRTNATALNKATPVNFLQHVYLNLGGEGSGDILGHTLQLSASRYTPMDEELLPSSGRVDPVAGTNYDFRTPTPIGARIRKVKGGKVYGYDINYVIDGEGMRKVAVARDGKSGRALELWANQPAMQLYTGNFLNHTKGKGGKLYEQHDGFCLETQAYPDAVNHPEFPSVTVRPGQVYKHDMLYKFSF, from the exons ATGGCGAGGTCTCCGGTGTTTCCCGCGCTCTTGTGCCTCGCGGTCCTCGTGCTGGCCGGCGGCGCCGATGCGAGGAGGAAGATGGTCGGCGTGTACGAGCTCAAGAGAGGGGATTTCTCCGTCAAGATGACCAACTGGGGCGCCACCATCATGTCGGTCCTCGTCCCTGATTCCAAAG GGAATTTGGCCGATGTTGTGCTGGGCAAAGACACCCTCGCTGAGTATGTT AGTGATAACTCTGCCTTTGGGCCGCTAAATGGGAGGGTGGCGCAGAGAATGGCCAGGGGCCGCTTTGTCCTCGACGGCAAAGTATACCATACGTACATCAACGACGGCAGGAACTCCATCCATG GTGGCCACAGGGGATTCAGCAAAGTCATCTGGACGGTGAAGGAGTACGTCGCCGGCGGCGACTCCCCGTATATCACGCTGTACTACCGGAGCTTCGACGGGGAGCAAG GATTGCCCGGAGACCTGGACGTGTACGCGACGTACCAGCTGACGGGCCCGTACGAGCTGAGCATCCGCACGAACGCGACGGCGCTGAACAAGGCGACGCCGGTGAACTTCCTGCAGCACGTGTACCTGAACCTGGGCGGGGAGGGCAGCGGCGACATCCTGGGCCACACGCTCCAGCTCTCCGCATCCCGGTACACCCCGATGGACGAGGAGCTGCTCCCGTCGTCGGGCCGCGTCGACCCGGTGGCCGGCACGAACTACGACTTCCGCACGCCGACGCCGATCGGCGCGCGCATCCGGAAGGTCAAGGGCGGCAAAGTCTACGGGTACGACATCAACTACGTGATCGATGGGGAGGGAATGCGGAAGGTGGCGGTGGCGCGGGACGGCAAGTCCGGGCGCGCGCTGGAGCTATGGGCCAACCAGCCGGCCATGCAGCTCTACACCGGCAACTTCCTGAACCACACCAAGGGGAAGGGCGGCAAGCTGTACGAGCAGCACGACGGGTTTTGCCTTGAGACGCAGGCGTACCCGGACGCCGTCAATCACCCCGAGTTCCCGTCGGTGACGGTCAGGCCCGGCCAGGTGTACAAGCACGACATGCTCTACAAGTTCTCCTTCTAG
- the LOC119364486 gene encoding galactose mutarotase-like, producing the protein MARAPVFPALLCLAVLALAGSADARKMVGVYELKRGDFSVKMTNWGATIMSVLVPDSKGNLADVVLGMDTLAEYVNDTSYFGPLNGRVAQRMARGRFVLDGKVYHTYINDGKNAIHGGKRGFSKVIWTVKEYVAGGDSPYITMYYRSFDGEQGFPGDLDVYATYQLTGPYELSIRTNATALNKATPVNFLQHVYLNLGGQGSGDILGHTLQLSASRYTPLDVEMLPSSGRVDPVAGTSYDFRTPMPIGARIRQVMGGKVYGYDINYVIDGEGMRKVAVARDGKSGRALELWANQPAMQLYTGNFLNHTKGKGGKLYEQYGGFCLETQAYPDAVNHPEFPSVTVRPGQVYKHDMRFTFSF; encoded by the exons ATGGCGAGGGCTCCGGTGTTTCCCGCGCTCTTGTGCCTCGCGGTCCTCGCGCTGGCCGGCAGCGCCGATGCGAGGAAGATGGTCGGCGTGTACGAGCTCAAGAGAGGGGATTTCTCCGTCAAGATGACCAACTGGGGCGCCACCATCATGTCCGTCCTCGTCCCTGATTCCAAAG GGAATTTGGCTGATGTTGTGCTGGGCATGGACACCCTCGCTGAGTATGTT AATGATACCTCTTACTTTGGGCCGCTAAATGGGAGGGTGGCGCAGAGAATGGCCAGGGGCCGCTTCGTCCTCGACGGCAAAGTATACCATACGTACATCAATGACGGAAAGAACGCAATTCATG GTGGCAAAAGGGGGTTCAGCAAGGTGATATGGACGGTCAAGGAGTACGTCGCCGGCGGCGACTCCCCATACATCACCATGTACTACCGCAGCTTCGACGGAGAGCAAG ggTTCCCCGGAGACCTGGACGTGTACGCGACGTACCAGCTGACGGGCCCGTACGAGCTGAGCATCCGCACGAACGCGACGGCGCTGAACAAGGCGACGCCGGTGAACTTCCTGCAGCACGTGTACCTGAACCTGGGCGGGCAGGGCAGCGGCGACATCCTGGGCCACACGCTCCAGCTCTCCGCGTCCAGGTACACCCCGCTGGACGTGGAGATGCTCCCGTCGTCCGGCCGCGTCGACCCCGTGGCCGGCACCAGCTACGATTTCCGCACGCCGATGCCAATCGGCGCGCGCATCAGGCAGGTCATGGGCGGCAAAGTCTACGGGTACGACATCAACTACGTCATCGACGGGGAGGGCATGCGGAAGGTGGCGGTGGCGCGGGACGGCAAGTCGGGGCGCGCGCTGGAGCTGTGGGCCAACCAGCCGGCCATGCAGCTCTACACCGGCAACTTTCTTAACCACACGAAGGGGAAGGGCGGCAAGCTGTACGAGCAGTACGGCGGGTTTTGCCTTGAGACGCAGGCGTACCCGGACGCCGTGAACCACCCCGAGTTCCCGTCGGTGACGGTGAGGCCCGGCCAGGTGTACAAGCACGACATGCGCTTCACTTTCTCCTTCTAG